A stretch of the Ostrea edulis chromosome 9, xbOstEdul1.1, whole genome shotgun sequence genome encodes the following:
- the LOC125659462 gene encoding kinase non-catalytic C-lobe domain-containing protein 1-like isoform X1, with translation MDMMEEEDYTQFNEDEEELPPLNEGDEAISLYDILVERDKALTEEELWALCRECCLVLEVVNNSPEMFQTLCVTPDTVAFDGAGNVCFLDLDRDPEPLYIPPEYDNVGNCIKSHLFSLGMTLLYAAEYNGEPGEEICPELRELFGCMTSEHLDTRPDLESIITHCEEELCGKSSQEICCGIGDFAAPFTPAPDVTSLASYTDVTEGLADYLSSQSSIVPSVVSEKFNGPQQHSTPSGSPFGRQIRTESRNSQEKEIENLEYTETEDMPVRGMLTGMPLPTGNRERKSNTRGANKQGLNYSSNLISINNSNDKLSENINFTVSEVNEVLSDSRISDGEPKVTVTAEIKSSVPPDKTKPPLPRKPSLKEQLTKSDNDSGMVDDGESTLGEKNSSVENTGLLGSSTSKPGPVEAFSVEDSEPRAVTMMDLSNTSSVKRTESSEGSGSETKSKRSKKKQGLTINEVLDSVNRELTEEELWALCREGTVALQRKKKHLPAYISPDTLVLRENGNLSFKAIPEDKPLEVIFMAPELQQKGKLSDKTCLYGLGVTLRCAGGKKYSPISAMSVSEEFQSLLEDFVKSDPAKRPTLEAARHRCDENERIDGLSSNVICKNLFQESFTKMMNFANNENRALDAAEESVPEKQIEKIKPKPKPPPKPPSPMLSAFRPIKGLVAKPQIGSSSSVFAPVAVKPGNKGEGQMPSAFTSSATHFKPIVLHKPGSTPPPEDEKKPQGTKEQSGDNDKEVVRKLKELKKNLMKHRQPVKDAEDEKNNQKEQQTSSVVKPSGDKKELSEENKVKSGNVGSLDNLLSELQKQGNAPDTDSLAAAIAQHLSKNLQGAQQSNSKGKDVPQGPLLGSQVPMSTSSAPHMNQMFNMQLNQQMSNFPPQYQQQLMGQTMTLPSVSQFGGAMMPGYPMQVQLQQDPRTGLFQIVPVGVVTVSSAPGSQANSDEFINMEDATRMSDPGRSPKPRAKHVSSDTSRNSPNTSTLPKHKQGRHGRTAKDLVQKTANIRSKNLQQQNLPSNSSLSGQKDYDSKRWSSNQDSDKLSSQNKAFNGESGHSSGQYNSLPRQQSVPHNINSGEYHLLPQSQRIRSNTSSPSPSKDSGVSGVNGVYKPPDPGSLMDRLLNSNTSLTQQQKMGRLVHLLREEFAFDGYMENGVEDINMAEYVMSLGGLKWETFSSAVTEKYSDMYWKVDLLVSLFEAVNGVKPAILNQPHVPNRNVLQPSDTGSQKGSRYRHTDDPDGSSSSMSETNQEHSHRKQRADKAFNNRAGDRLGGRPQSVNALQGNYDTSDSTDNENIEKRRRHRRKHFEKAKSSSMHNLACNTTFTIASDNDNDTDVHNNAHPVRAEDQNTRAVNRRLSLPHSGVSPQNSVHSNSGSHVQPNTSSDTLSKRKSPNNQEAPHLIHVQSQKSDISKHYRKSCGTLDGSLSSRSSSMSDVRGSTKLMRHMSQLSLSEEKQETLSPYRRNHILFHYAMVQLNMSKDLEKFLQDIDEENAERLQVQLATLDQQIMMERRTKRKTQAFFNRLTESHKGPKDQKTTVSKDLEEMSQKIQYLQLCKNHIEMLQTELDSINSTFLYSLSANVTDTPLRLKPQSENSLLQFQTLREPQTRCEIQVVQAGTTEGLMSYLFASTALSFGYVHQFFFGFRYFVDPASLMDFLTSRFSAISRSKVRETNLQRTQRRVVDLLHFWVEGFYPVDFEDNEDLINSLQFFIEEQNIATFSDEGKRLQELLALCMDGNGRDLLTSITVGENVHVYKQNGSTKKISLAEKIREWDSLKTMGMKSSGKDPACMKSGFTVCLDKQRNSHHMEEVYFPKTARRTDAFTLADYTSQCIAEQLTLVEQGIFQMTHPVHFLNSKVLGVSVALTMTGTRTPSIMKLNNVEEATLPGGNSLFLSEISEDPAIQRMIDHSRDISHWVAAEIVSCSSSKSQIAVLTKFLHAAQLCKEMRNYATCLSIADGLENIIIKQLPAWKNLPSKSYAVMEEMKSVRMFLKNDAMSLMKHADCHLYPIIPSALLFLLHVQQQEIGSFKLANDMVKWTKIRTITQTIDQIRIFKDQVYGFDPDYEMQDTLMQRVREFSSQDIQTIASQHDTNYQKMPSGGGISAAFRKMKGKFQSK, from the exons ATGGACATGATGGAGGAAGAGGACTATACACAGTTCAATGAAGATGAGGAAGAGTTACCTCCCCTAAACGAGGGGGATGAAGCGATCAGTCTGTATGACATTCTAGTGGAACGAGATAAGGCGTTGACAGAGGAGGAGTTGTGGGCCCTGTGTAGAGAGTGTTGCCTTGTCCTGGAGGTGGTTAATAACTCGCCCGAGATGTTTCAGACTCTTTGTGTTACCCCAGATACAGTGGCCTTTGATGGAGCAGGAAATGTCTGCTTCTTGGACTTAGATAGAG ATCCCGAACCTCTATATATACCTCCAGAGTACGACAATGTGGGCAATTgcattaag TCCCACTTGTTTTCCCTTGGGATGACCCTGCTATATGCTGCGGAATATAATGGAGAACCAGGCGAAGAGATCTGTCCGGAGCTCCGGGAACTGTTTGGATGTATGACCTCTGAGCACTTGGACACTCGCCCAGACTTGGAGTCCATTATAACTCACTGTGAGGAGGAACTGTGTGGTAAATCATCTCAGGAAATCTGCTGCGGGATCGGAGACTTTGCTGCTCCATTTACACCTGCTCCAG ATGTAACGTCTTTAGCCAGTTACACTGATGTCACAGAGGGACTTGCCGACTACCTATCATCTCAGTCTTCCATTGTTCCCAGTGTAGTCTCGGAAAAGTTTAACGGACCACAACAACACTCCACTCCCTCTGGATCCCCCTTTGGGAGACAAATAAGAACTGAATCCAGAAATAGCCAAGAGAAGGAAATAGAGAATTTGGAATATACAGAGACTGAGGACATGCCAGTTCGGGGAATGTTGACGGGGATGCCCCTCCCCACTGGAAACAGGGAGAGGAAATCAAACACAAGGGGGGCCAATAAACAAGGACTTAACTACAGTTCtaatttaatttctataaataactcaAATGATAAGTTGTCTGAAAATATTAACTTCACTGTAAGCGAGGTGAATGAAGTATTAAGTGATTCGAGGATCAGTGACGGTGAACCAAAGGTTACGGTAACAGCTGAAATCAAAAGCAGTGTTCCACCGGATAAAACCAAGCCCCCACTCCCAAGGAAACCTAGCTTAAAAGAGCAGCTGACTAAATCAGATAATGATTCAGGAATGGTGGATGATGGAGAATCCACACTTGGTGAGAAGAACAGCAGTGTGGAGAATACTGGGCTGTTAGGCTCATCCACTTCCAAACCTGGCCCAGTGGAAGCCTTTTCTGTGGAGGACTCGGAACCTCGGGCGGTAACTATGATGGATTTATCCAATACATCCTCTGTGAAACGGACTGAATCCTCAGAGGGTAGTGGTTCTGAGACAAAATCTAAACGTTCAAAGAAAAAACAG GGTCTTACCATTAATGAAGTACTGGATTCAGTGAACAGAGAGTTGACAGAAGAGGAACTGTGGGCTCTCTGTAGAGAGGGAACCGTAGCCTTGCAGAGGAAAAAGAAGCACTTAC CTGCATACATCTCACCTGACACATTAGTTCTTAGAGAGAATGGTAACTTATCTTTCAAAGCCATTCCTGAGGATAAACCGTTGGAGGTCATCTTTATGGCACCAGAACTACAGCAAAAGGGAAAACTCTCAGACAAG ACATGTTTGTATGGTCTTGGGGTAACTCTTCGGTGTGCCGGAGGTAAAAAGTACTCACCCATATCAGCAATGTCTGTGTCAGAGGAGTTCCAATCACTTCTGGAAGACTTTGTGAAATCCGATCCAGCCAAAAGACCTACACTGGAGGCTGCACGACAT AGGTGTGATGAAAACGAAAGAATCGATGGCCTTTCATCCAATGTTATCTGCAAAAATCTCTTCCAAGAATCCTTCACAAAAATG ATGAATTTTGCCAATAATGAAAACAGGGCACTAGATGCTGCAGAAGAATCAGTTCCCGAAAAACAGATAGAAAAGATTAAACCTAAACCTAAACCCCCACCCAAGCCACCTAGTCCCATGTTATCGGCCTTTCGTCCAATCAAAGGACTCGTTGCAAAACCTCAGATCGGATCATCATCATCTGTGTTTGCTCCAGTGGCAGTGAAACCCGGAAATAAAGGTGAAGGACAGATGCCCTCAGCCTTTACGTCCTCGGCCACTCATTTTAAGCCTATTGTTCTCCATAAGCCTGGATCAACACCGCCACCGGAGGACGAAAAGAAGCCACAGGGGACAAAAGAGCAAAGTGGCGACAATGACAAGGAGGTTGTTAGGAAGCTAAAGGAGCTGAAGAAGAACCTGATGAAACACAGGCAACCAGTGAAAGACGCTGAAGATGAGAAGAATAATCAGAAGGAACAACAGACCTCATCTGTAGTGAAGCCTTCTGGTGACAAGAAGGAACTGTCTGAGGAGAATAAAGTAAAAAGTGGCAATGTAGGCTCACTGGACAATCTTCTCTCTGAACTTCAGAAACAAGGAAATGCGCCTGATACAGATTCATTAGCTGCAGCAATTGCACAACATTTAAGTAAAAACCTCCAGGGAGCACAGCAATCAAACTCTAAAGGGAAGGATGTTCCTCAAGGACCTCTGCTAGGCAGCCAAGTACCCATGTCAACATCATCAGCTCCTCACATGAATCAAATGTTTAACATGCAATTAAATCAACAGATGTCAAACTTTCCTCCTCAATATCAGCAGCAGTTGATGGGTCAGACTATGACTTTGCCTTCTGTGAGTCAGTTTGGAGGTGCAATGATGCCGGGTTATCCTATGCAAGTCCAGCTTCAGCAGGATCCAAGAACTGGTTTGTTCCAGATAGTTCCTGTTGGTGTGGTGACTGTTAGCTCAGCTCCAGGTAGTCAAGCCAATTCGGATGAATTCATCAATATGGAGGATGCTACTCGAATGAGTGATCCTGGGAGAAGCCCGAAACCCAGAGCTAAACATGTGAGTAGTGATACATCTAGAAATAGCCCTAATACCAGTACTTTGCCAAAACATAAGCAAGGCAGACATGGAAGAACTGCCAAGGATTTAGTGCAGAAGACGGCAAACATTAGGTCTAAGAACCTCCAACAACAAAACCTGCCGAGCAACTCTAGTCTTTCAGGTCAAAAGGATTATGATTCGAAACGCTGGTCTTCCAACCAAGATTCAGACAAACTTTCTAGTCAGAATAAGGCATTTAACGGGGAGAGTGGGCATTCTTCTGGTCAATATAACTCTCTACCCAGACAGCAAAGTGTTCCTCATAATATAAATTCAGGTGAATATCATTTGCTTCCCCAGTCTCAGAGGATTCGGTCCAATACATCCTCCCCTTCTCCTTCCAAAGACAGTGGCGTTAGTGGAGTGAACGGCGTGTACAAGCCGCCCGACCCTGGGAGTCTGATGGATCGTCTGCTCAACAGCAACACCAGTCTCACACAACAACAAAAGATGGGTCGCCTGGTTCATCTTCTGAGGGAGGAGTTTGCATTCGATGGTTATATGGAGAACGGAGTAGAAGATATCAACATGG CTGAGTATGTGATGTCGCTCGGAGGATTAAAGTGGGAGACATTTTCTAGTGCTGTTACTGAGAAATATTCAGACATGTATTGGAAAGTAGATCTATTAGTGTCCTTGTTTGAAGCTGTCAATGGAGTAAAACCCGCAATTCTCAATCA ACCACATGTGCCAAACAGGAATGTCCTGCAGCCAAGTGACACAGGTTCTCAGAAAGGTTCCAGATACAGGCATACTGATGATCCAGATGGCTCATCTTCCAGTATGTCGGAGACCAATCAAGAACATTCTCACAGAAAACAGAGGGCTGACAAAGCCTTCAACAACAGGGCTGGTGATAGGCTGGGAGGTCGACCACAGTCTGTGAATGCATTACAAGGAAATTATGATACCTCAGATTCTACAGATAATGAGAACATTGAAAAGAGAAGGAGACATCGTAGGAAACATTTTGAGAAAGCTAAGAGTTCTTCCATGCACAACCTTGCCTGTAACACTACCTTCACAATAGCTTCCGATAATGACAATGATACAGATGTTCACAATAATGCTCATCCAGTCCGTGCTGAAGATCAAAATACTCGTGCTGTTAATCGCCGGTTATCATTACCTCATAGTGGAGTTTCACCACAGAATTCTGTTCATTCAAACTCTGGATCTCATGTACAACCTAACACTTCATCTGACACTCTGTCCAAACGAAAGTCACCAAACAATCAGGAAGCCCCACACTTAATCCATGTACAAAGTCAGAAATCAGACATTTCAAAACACTACCGCAAAAGCTGTGGTACACTGGATGGAAGTTTGTCGTCTCGCAGCAGCAGCATGTCAGATGTTCGAGGTAGCACCAAACTGATGCGACACATGTCACAACTGTCGCTGAGTGAGGAAAAACAGGAGACTCTGTCGCCATACAGACGGAATCACATACTGTTTCATTATGCTATGGTGCAGCTCAACATGTCCAAAGACTTGGAGAAATTTCTTCAAGATATT GATGAAGAGAATGCAGAGAGACTTCAGGTACAGCTAGCAACCCTAGATCAGCAGATTATGATGGAAAGAAGGACAAAGAGAAAAACACAAGCTTTCTTCAATAGATTAACAGAAAGTCACAAAGGCCCCAAAG acCAGAAAACAACAGTATCCAAAGACCTAGAGGAGATGAGCCAAAAAATTCAATATCTCCAGCTGTGCAAGAACCACATAGAGATGTTACAGACCGAACTAGACAGCATCAACTCCACATTCCTCTACTCCTTAAGTGCCAATGTCACTGACACACCCCTCAGGCTAAAGCCTCAAAGTGAAAACAGCCTTCTACAGTTCCAAACCCTGAGGGAGCCCCAGACTAGGTGTGAAATTCAGGTGGTACAGGCGGGTACTACAGAAGGTCTCATGTCCTACTTGTTTGCATC AACTGCCTTGAGCTTTGGATATGTCCACCAGTTTTTCTTTGGTTTCCGATACTTTGTTGACCCAGCCTCTCTCATGGATTTCCTAACGTCCCGATTTTCAGCTATCTCCAG aagtAAGGTTCGTGAGACAAATTTACAGCGGACACAGAGGCGAGTGGTGGATCTACTGCACTTCTGGGTGGAGGGATTTTACCCGGTGGACTTTGAAGACAATGAAGATCTTATCAATTCTCTGCAATTTTTCATAGAGGAacag AACATTGCAACATTTTCTGATGAGGGGAAAAGATTGCAGGAGTTACTTGCCCTTTGCATGGATGGGAATGGTAGAGACCTGCTCACTAGCATTACAGTTGGAGAAAATGTCCATGTGTACAAACAAAATGGATCAACAAAGAAG ATCTCACTGGCGGAGAAAATCCGTGAG TGGGATTCTTTGAAGACCATGGGAATGAAGAGCAGCGGTAAAGATCCAGCCTGCATGAAGTCCGGGTTTACGGTGTGTTTGGACAAACAAAGAAATAGTCACCACATGGAGGAAGTGTACTTCCCTAAGACCGCCCGCCGGACAGACGCCTTCACGTTAGCGGACTACACCTCCCAGTGCATCGCAGAACAGCTGACCCTAGTAGAACAGGGAATTTTCCAGATGACCCACCCAGTTCACTTCTTGAACTCAAAAGTCCTGGGAGTCAGCGTGGCCCTTACCATGACGGGAACACGCACACCCTCTATTATGAA GTTGAATAACGTGGAGGAGGCCACTTTACCTGGAGGAAACAGTTTGTTTTTATCAGAAATTTCTGAAGACCCTGCCATTCAAAGAATGATAGACCACTCCAGAGACATCTCACACTGGGTGGCTGCCGAGATTGTCAGCTGTAGCTCCTCCAAG AGCCAGATTGCTGTTTTGACCAAATTCCTTCATGCAGCTCAACTGTGTAAAGAGATGAGGAACTATGCCACCTGTTTGTCAATAGCTGATGGTTTGGAGAACATCATCATTAAACAGCTCCCAGCGTGGAAGAATCTACCCAGTAAATCCTATGCTGTCATGGAGGAAATGAAATCAGTCAGG ATGTTTTTGAAGAATGATGCCATGTCCCTGATGAAACATGCAGACTGTCATCTGTATCCCATAATTCCCTCAGCTCTGCTGTTTCTGTTACATGTTCAGCAGCAGGAAATTGGAAGCTTTAAACTGGCCAATGACATGGTCAAATGGACCAAGATCAG